A portion of the Misgurnus anguillicaudatus chromosome 16, ASM2758022v2, whole genome shotgun sequence genome contains these proteins:
- the LOC129421941 gene encoding probable ATP-dependent RNA helicase DDX41, whose amino-acid sequence MDAENRSRKRSNSEERSGSEGSEDDDYVPYVPVKIRKQQMFQKMMRLRGKGLTEEEQKDSGGEQKDEDEGLGPRSNVSLLDQHQHLKEKAEARKESAKEKQLKEEEKILESVAEGRALMSVKEMAKGITYEDPIKTYWKPPRYILGMPPARHERVRKKYHILVEGEGIPAPIKSFREMKFPQAILKGLKKKGILHPTPIQIQGIPTILSGRDMIGIAFTGSGKTLVFTLPIIMFCLEQEKRLPFCKREGPYGLIICPSRELARQTHTIIEYYCKLLEDEGAPQLRCALCIGGMSVKEQMEVVKHGVHMMVATPGRLMDLLNKKMVSLDICRYLALDEADRMIDMGFEEDIRTIFSYFKGQRQTLLFSATMPKKIQNFAKSALVKPITINVGRAGAASLDVIQEVEYVKEEAKMVYLLECLQKTTPPVLIFAEKKADVDAIHEYLLLKGVEAVAIHGGKDQEERTKAIEAFKGGKKDVLVATDVASKGLDFPAIQHVVNYDMPEEIENYVHRIGRTGRSGKTGIATTFINKGCDESVLMDLKALLVEAKQKVPPVLQVLQTGDETMLDIGGERGCTFCGGLGHRITDCPKLEAMQTKQVTNIGRKDYLANSSMDF is encoded by the exons ATGGACGCAGAAAACCGATCCAGAAAG AGAAGCAACAGTGAGGAGAGGTCTGGATCCGAGGGGTCAGAGGATGATGACTATGTACCGTATGTTCCTGTTAAGATCAGAAAACAGCAGATG TTTCAGAAGATGATGCGACTGCGAGGAAAAGGGCTCACGGAGGAGGAACAGAAAGACAGTGGAGGAGAGCAGAAAGATGAGGATGAAGGTCTTGGTCCACGATCCAATGTCAGTTTACTGGACCAGCACCAACACCTCAAGGAAAAAGCTGAAG CTCGTAAGGAGTCAGCTAAAGAGAAACAGTTAAAAGAGGAAGAAAAGATTCTGGAGAGCGTGGCTGAAGGCAGAG CTTTGATGTCCGTAAAGGAAATGGCCAAAGGCATCACATACGAAGACCCGATTAAAACATA CTGGAAACCACCGCGTTACATTCTCGGCATGCCACCGGCGCGCCACGAGCGAGTCCGGAAAAAGTACCATATTCTCGTGGAGGGTGAAGGCATTCCAGCTCCCATTAAGAGCTTCAGAGAGATGAAGTTTCCTCAGG CCATTCTGAAAGGTTTGAAGAAGAAAGGAATCCTTCACCCGACACCCATTCAGATTCAGGGGATACCGACGAT TCTCTCTGGACGAGACATGATCGGTATCGCCTTCACCGGCTCAGGAAAGACCCTCGTGTTCACTTTGCCCATCATCATGTTCTGTCTGGAGCAGGAGAAAAGATTGCCTTTCTGTAAGAGAGAGGGACCCTACGGCCTCATCATCTGCCCTtct AGGGAGCTGGCGAGACAGACTCATACTATAATTGAGTACTACTGTAAATTGCTGGAAGATGAGGGGGCTCCACAGTTGCGGTGTGCTTTGTGTATTGGGGGAATGTCAGTCAAAGAGCAGATGGAGGTGGTGAAACA CGGGGTGCATATGATGGTGGCCACTCCAGGCAGACTGATGGATCTGTTGAACAAGAAAATGGTGAGTCTGGACATCTGCCGTTATTTGGCTCTCGATGAGGCTGACAGGATGATTGATATGGGTTTTGAGGAAGACATCAGGACCATCTTCTCTTACTTCAAG GGTCAAAGACAAACGCTGCTGTTCAGTGCCACTATGCCCAAGAAGATCCAGAACTTTGCCAAGAGTGCTTTAGTTAAGCCCATCACTATTAATGTTGGCAGAGCAGGAGCTGCAAGCTTGGACGTCATCCAG GAAGTGGAGTATGTCAAAGAAGAGGCCAAAATGGTTTATCTGCTGGAGTGTCTCCAGAAGACCACACCTCCA GTGTTAATATTTGCTGAGAAGAAAGCAGATGTGGACGCAATACATGAGTATCTGCTGCTTAAAGGTGTGGAGGCCGTGGCTATACATGGAGGAAAAG ACCAGGAAGAGCGAACCAAAGCCATCGAGGCATTTAAAGGGGGAAAGAAGGATGTTTTGGTAGCTACTGATGTTGCTTCGAAGGGTCTGGATTTCCCAGCTATCCAACACGTGGTCAATTACGACATGCCAGAGGAGATCGAGAACTAtg TTCACAGAATAGGAAGAACAGGTCGATCAGGAAAGACTGGAATAGCCACAACATTTATCAACAAAGGATGTg ATGAGTCGGTGCTGATGGATCTCAAAGCTTTGTTGGTGGAAGCCAAGCAGAAAGTTCCTCCTGTACTGCAGGTCCTCCAGACGGGTGATGAGACGATGTTGGATATTGGAG GAGAGAGAGGCTGTACATTTTGTGGCGGTTTGGGTCACAGGATTACAGATTGTCCCAAGTTGGAGGCCATGCAGACGAAACAGGTCACCAATATTGGCCGCAAAGACTACTTGGCCAACAGCTCGATGGACTTCTAA
- the dok3 gene encoding uncharacterized protein dok3 has product MDVITKEGALYLQGVKFGKKVWRKTWLILFDPSAPGTGRIELYDTREARGLLGSGTSRPAGLKKTDKRMIRLSDCLSITPAPDESCPVDCSAFFLNTISRTYTFAAPTKEGWMSALCQLAFQRRDEDTGESQRDKCMPLADNELYSSWGAGQFQVKVQSTDASQRCGLSGSYLLSVKKDVISLLDLKTGQAIHSWSYRVLRRFGQVKGGIAFEVGRQCHTGAGHFVFLSNQSSHIHKTIEEAVMHHSVQELLAEASAPPQEPAPQPPPPNKITQDRSKVNKLPPIKTNQNRPCQAVPRKKGQRIHKAIEDALTNQSAANLPAPSTTHKKDPLPPPPSAKPRTQDRRKDKPMVTYHPPKQERLCPPVMQTQTQLTNSSDENAHIYSNVQEPQAQSDPRSLPCVPVSRRKFSLPAVPCINTPLNCQGDVLYASINPTPRSNTNLPKVPTPPSPTAHFRVYTNEDTDVRIDQKEPSENKDEDNPYMNWMVKTNAEQDQPHTDVIYSTVNYAAKVKNKNADIDGQERFNVDQQSSVINSTIDFEIPVDFKQTLSNILLKEQCKKPSSYPGRSLGGSSDGLDRKDDEMTH; this is encoded by the exons ATGGATGTGATCACTAAAGAGGGTGCGCTTTACTTACAAGGAGTCAAGTTTGGGAAG AAGGTATGGAGGAAAACTTGGTTGATTTTATTTGACCCCAGCGCTCCTGGGACTGGTCGAATAGAGTTGTATGACACGCGTGAGGCAAGGGGACTTTTGGGGTCTGGCACTTCGAGACCTGCCGGACTCAAGAAGACGGATAAACGGATGATTCGCCTTTCGGACTGTCTGAGCATTACCCCGGCCCCAGATGAAAGCTGTCCTGTTGATTGCTCCGCCTTCTTTTTAAACACCATCTCGCGCACCTACACCTTCGCTGCACCCACCAAAGAGGGCTGGATGTCGGCTCTGTGCCAGCTGGCATTCCAG AGGAGGGATGAAGATACAGGGGAATCCCAGAGAGATAAATGCATGCCTCTGGCTGACAATGAACTGTATTCCAGCTGGGGTGCAG GCCAGTTCCAGGTAAAGGTACAGAGCACAGATGCATCTCAGAGGTGCGGGTTGTCTGGCTCATACCTGCTTTCTGTTAAGAAAGATGTTATTTCCTTGCTGGATCTCAAGACGGGACAGGCCATCCACAGCTGGTCCTATAGGGTTCTCAGGAGATTTGGCCAAGTCAAG GGAGGGATTGCATTTGAGGTCGGTCGTCAGTGTCACACGGGGGCGggtcattttgtttttttgtccaATCAGAGTTCACACATTCACAAGACCATTGAAGAGGCCGTCATGCACCACAGCGTCCAGGAACTGTTGGCAGAAGCCTCTGCTCCTCCACAAGAGCCTGCGCCCCAGCCGCCCCCCCCTAATAAGATAACACAGGACAGATCTAAAGTGAATAAGCTTCCTCCAATCAAAACTAACCAGAACAGACCGTGCCAGGCAGTGCCACGCAAAAAAGGGCAAAGAATACATAAAGCCATTGAAGATGCTCTCACAAACCAAAGTGCCGCAAACCTGCCGGCACCATCCACTACTCATAAAAAAGATCCTCTACCTCCACCACCCTCAGCCAAACCCAGAACACAAGACAGACGTAAGGACAAACCTATGGTAACTTATCATCCACCGAAACAGGAAAGACTATGCCCACCGGTAATGCAGACACAAACGCAACTGACGAACAGCTCAGATGAAAATGCTCACATATACAGCAATGTCCAAGAACCTCAGGCACAATCCGACCCTCGTTCCCTACCCTGTGTGCCCGTTTCAAGAAGAAAGTTCTCCTTGCCAGCTGTTCCTTGTATCAATACCCCTCTGAACTGCCAAGGTGATGTCTTGTATGCCAGCATAAACCCAACACCAAGATCAAATACGAATCTCCCGAAGGTTCCAACACCTCCTAGTCCAACAGCACACTTTAGAGTTTACACCAATGAGGATACAGATGTAAGAATTGATCAAAAGGAACCATCCGAGAACAAAGATGAGGACAATCCCTACATGAACTGGATGGTTAAGACCAATGCCGAACAGGACCAACCTCATACTGATGTTATATACAGCACTGTGAATTACGCAGCAAAGGTTAAGAATAAAAATGCTGATATTGATGGTCAAGAGCGTTTTAACGTCGACCAGCAGTCTTCTGTTATCAATTCCACCATTGACTTTGAAATCCCTGTCGACTTTAAACAGACTTTGTCCAACATCTTGTTGAAAGAGCAGTGTAAAAAACCATCATCATATCCTGGCAGGTCACTTGGAGGAAGTTCTGATGGCTTAGATAGAAAAGACGATGAGATGActcattaa